GTGGCCGTGGCGCGCGAGGACGCGGTGCCCGCGCTGCGCACCGCGCTGGCCGACCGCTACGGCGCGGGCGAGCCGCTGCCCGAGATCCTGGCCGGCCCCGACGCGGCCACCGACCTGGCCGCCTCCCCCTGCCACACCGTCCTCAACGGCATCACCGGCTCCATCGGTCTCGCCCCCACCCTGGCCGCCCTGAAGGCGGGCCGGGTGCTGGCCCTCGCCAACAAGGAGTCGCTGATCGTCGGCGGCCCACTGGTCAAGGCCGTCGCCGCGCCCGGCCAGATCATCCCCGTCGACTCCGAGCACTCCGCGCTCTTCCAGGCCCTGGCCGGCGGCGACCGCGCCGAGGTCCGCAAGCTCGTGGTCACCGCCTCCGGCGGCCCGTTCCGCGGCCGTACGAAGCAGGAGCTGGCCGCGGTCACCCCCGAGCAGGCGCTGGCCCACCCCACCTGGTCGATGGGCCCGGTCGTCACCATCAACTCCGCGACCCTGGTCAACAAGGGGCTGGAGGTCATCGAGGCGCACCTGCTCTTCGACGTCCCCTTCGACCGCATCGAGGTCGCCGTCCACCCGCAGTCCTACGTCCACTCGATGGTGGAGTTCACCGACGGCTCCACCCTCGCCCAGGCCAGCCCGCCCGACATGCGGATGCCGATCGCGCTGGGCATCGGCTGGCCCGAGCGGGTCCCGGACGCCGCGCCCGGCGTGGACTGGACGAAGGCGCAGACCTGGGAGTTCTTCCCGCTGGACGAGGAGGCCTTCCCGTCCGTCCCGCTGGCCCGCCACGTCGGTGATCTCGGCGGCACCGCCCCCGCCGTCTTCAACGCCGCGAACGAGGAATGCGTGGACGCGTTCCTCCGGGGCGGGCTGCCCTTCACAGGGATTGTGGATACCGTCGCCGCAGTGGTTTCCGAGCACGGGACGCCGGCCGGGGGAACTTCCCTGACGGTCGCGGACGTCCTGGAGGCGGAGACCTGGGCGCGCGCCCGCGCCCGCGAACTGGCCGCCCGTGCGGCACGGACACCTTCGGAGGCTCGCGCATGACGACCTGGATGACCATCCTCGGCATAGTCGTCTTCGTCGTCGGTCTGCTGTTCTCCATTGCCTGGCACGAGCTCGGCCACCTCTCCACGGCCAAGCTGTTCGGTATCCGCGTGCCGCAGTACATGGTGGGCTTCGGGCCGACGATCTTCTCCCGTAAGAAGGGCGACACCGAGTACGGCATCAAGGCCGTTCCGCTCGGCGGCTACATCCGCATGATCGGGATGTTCCCGCCCGGCGACGACGGAAAGCTGCAGGCCCGGTCCACCTCGCCGTTCCGCGGCATGATCGAGGACGCCCGCTCGGCGGCCTTCGAGGAGCTGCAGCCCGGCGACGAGAAGCGGCTCTTCTACACCCGCAAGCCCTGGAAGCGCGTCATCGTGATGTTCGCCGGGCCGTTCATGAATCTGATCCTGGCGGTCGTGATCTTCATGAGCGTGCTGATGGGCTTCGGCATCAACACCCAGACCACCTCGGTCGGCTCCGTCTCGGACTGCGTCATCTCGGCGGCCGCCAAGACCGACAAGTGCCCGCACGGCGCCAAGGACTCCCCGGCCAAGGCCGCCGGCCTGCGGGCCGGCGACAAGATCGTCTCCTTCAACGGCCACGCCGTCCCCGACTGGGGCGCCCTGCAGCAGCAGATCCGCGACACCACGGGGCCCGCCACCCTCGTCGTCGAGCGGCACGGCGCACGCCGGACGCTGCACGCCGACCTGATCGAGAACAAGGTCGCCAAGACCGACGGCCACGGCGGCTATGTCCCCGGCCAGTTCGTCACCGCCGGATTCCTCGGGTTCACGCCCGCCAGCGGCGTCGTCCAGCAGTCCTTCGGCCAGTCCGTCGACCGCATGGGCACCATGGTCGAGCAGGGCGTCTCCTCGCTGATAAACCTGCCCGCGAAGGTCCCGGACCTGTGGAACGCGGCCTTCAACGGCGGCGAGCGCAAGCAGGACTCCCCGATGGGCGTGGTCGGCGCGGCCCGGGTCGGTGGCGAGGTCTTCTCCCTGCACATCCCGCCGGAGCAGCGGGTGGCGACCATGCTCTTCCTGGTCGCCGGCTTCAACCTCTCGCTCTTCCTGTTCAACATGCTGCCGTTGCTGCCGCTGGACGGCGGGCACATCGCCGGCGCCCTGTGGGAGTCCGTCCGGCGGGCCTTCGCCAAGATCGTCCGGCGTCCCGACCCCGGCCCCTTCGACGTGGCCAAGCTCATGCCTGTCGCCTACGTCGTCGCCGGGATCTTCATCTGCTTCACGCTGCTGGTGCTCGTCGCCGACGTGGTGAATCCGGTGAAGCTGACCTAGAAAGCACGTTTGGCGGCGGCCGGACACCTCCGTGGCGTTTGGAGGTGTCCGGCCGTCTCCTTTCGTGGCGCCACAGGGGCGCGATGTGCTCATAGCAACCCCCGTGCCGTAATCTCGAAGACCGGAGCCCGCCGCTGCGGGGCCTAGATCCACACCTTGGGGTTGCTCGCCAGATGACTGCCATTTCACTGGGAATGCCGGACGTACCGACCAAGCTTGCCGACCGCCGGGTCAGCCGCAAGATCCAGGTCGGAACGGTCGCCGTGGGCGGAGACGCACCGGTCTCGGTGCAGTCGATGACGACCACACGTACGTCCGACATCGGTGCCACGCTGCAGCAGATCGCCGAGCTGACGGCCTCCGGCTGCCAGATCGTCCGGGTCGCCTGCCCGACGCAGGACGACGCCGACGCGCTGCCGGTGATCGCCCGGAAGTCGCAGATTCCGGTCATCGCGGACATCCATTTCCAGCCGAAGTACGTCTTCGCCGCGATCGACGCCGGCTGCGCCGCGGTCCGCGTCAACCCCGGCAACATCAAGCAGTTCGACGACAAGGTCAAGGAGATCGCCAAGGCGGCCTCCGACGCCGGCACCCCGATCCGGATCGGCGTCAACGCCGGCTCCCTGGACCGCCGCCTGCTGCAGAAGTACGGCAAGGCCACCCCCGAGGCGCTGGTCGAGTCCGCGCTGTGGGAGGCGTCTCTCTTCGAGGAGCACGGCTTCCGCGACATCAAGATCTCGGTCAAGCACAACGACCCGGTCGTGATGGTCAACGCCTACCGCCAGCTCGCCGCCCAGTCGGACTACCCCCTCCACCTCGGTGTCACGGAGGCCGGCCCCGCCTTCCAGGGCACCATCAAGTCCGCCGTCGCCTTCGGCGCCCTGCTCAGCGAGGGCATCGGCGACACCATCCGCGTCTCGCTCTCCGCGCCGCCCGCCGAAGAGGTCAAGGTCGGCATCTCCATCCTGGAATCGCTCAACCTGCGCCAGCGCCGGCTGGAGATCGTCTCCTGCCCCTCCTGCGGCCGCGCCCAGGTCGACGTCTACAAGCTCGCCGACGAGGTCACCGCGGGCCTCGACGGCATGGAGGTGCCGCTGCGCGTCGCCGTCATGGGCTGCGTCGTCAACGGCCCCGGCGAGGCCCGCGAGGCCGACCTCGGCGTCGCCTCCGGCAACGGCAAGGGCCAGATCTTCGTCAAGGGCGAGGTCATCAAGACCGTCCCCGAATCGAAGATCGTGGAGACCCTCATCGAAGAGGCCATGAAGATCGCCGAGCAGATGGAGAAGGACGGCATCGCCTCCGGCGAGCCGACCGTGGCCATCGCCGGCTGACCCGGCACCGCCCACAGCTGCCGAGCCCCGCCGCCCGCACCGGGCCGCGGGGCTCGCCGCTGCCCGGGACAATCCGTCCCCGGCGCCCGGGTACTCCCGCGCAGGTGGAGGTAAAGTGCCAGGACCTGCTTCCGCCTGGCCTCCCAGGCCCGTAACGGTGAGGCTTTCCGACACGTGCTGACGACCACCACCATCAAGGTCCTCGAGCCCGGGGACCTCGACGATGCGCTCGCGGTCCTGGACCGCGACCCGGTCGCCAACGCCTTCGTCGCCGCCCGCGTCCAGGTCGCC
This portion of the Streptomyces sp. 2114.4 genome encodes:
- a CDS encoding RIP metalloprotease, with amino-acid sequence MTTWMTILGIVVFVVGLLFSIAWHELGHLSTAKLFGIRVPQYMVGFGPTIFSRKKGDTEYGIKAVPLGGYIRMIGMFPPGDDGKLQARSTSPFRGMIEDARSAAFEELQPGDEKRLFYTRKPWKRVIVMFAGPFMNLILAVVIFMSVLMGFGINTQTTSVGSVSDCVISAAAKTDKCPHGAKDSPAKAAGLRAGDKIVSFNGHAVPDWGALQQQIRDTTGPATLVVERHGARRTLHADLIENKVAKTDGHGGYVPGQFVTAGFLGFTPASGVVQQSFGQSVDRMGTMVEQGVSSLINLPAKVPDLWNAAFNGGERKQDSPMGVVGAARVGGEVFSLHIPPEQRVATMLFLVAGFNLSLFLFNMLPLLPLDGGHIAGALWESVRRAFAKIVRRPDPGPFDVAKLMPVAYVVAGIFICFTLLVLVADVVNPVKLT
- the ispG gene encoding flavodoxin-dependent (E)-4-hydroxy-3-methylbut-2-enyl-diphosphate synthase — protein: MTAISLGMPDVPTKLADRRVSRKIQVGTVAVGGDAPVSVQSMTTTRTSDIGATLQQIAELTASGCQIVRVACPTQDDADALPVIARKSQIPVIADIHFQPKYVFAAIDAGCAAVRVNPGNIKQFDDKVKEIAKAASDAGTPIRIGVNAGSLDRRLLQKYGKATPEALVESALWEASLFEEHGFRDIKISVKHNDPVVMVNAYRQLAAQSDYPLHLGVTEAGPAFQGTIKSAVAFGALLSEGIGDTIRVSLSAPPAEEVKVGISILESLNLRQRRLEIVSCPSCGRAQVDVYKLADEVTAGLDGMEVPLRVAVMGCVVNGPGEAREADLGVASGNGKGQIFVKGEVIKTVPESKIVETLIEEAMKIAEQMEKDGIASGEPTVAIAG
- the dxr gene encoding 1-deoxy-D-xylulose-5-phosphate reductoisomerase, producing MTDSLAHPHLRFEPAAADPDGPSGPRSLVILGSTGSIGTQAIDIVLRNPDRFRVTALSAAGGRVGLLADQAHQLRVSAVAVAREDAVPALRTALADRYGAGEPLPEILAGPDAATDLAASPCHTVLNGITGSIGLAPTLAALKAGRVLALANKESLIVGGPLVKAVAAPGQIIPVDSEHSALFQALAGGDRAEVRKLVVTASGGPFRGRTKQELAAVTPEQALAHPTWSMGPVVTINSATLVNKGLEVIEAHLLFDVPFDRIEVAVHPQSYVHSMVEFTDGSTLAQASPPDMRMPIALGIGWPERVPDAAPGVDWTKAQTWEFFPLDEEAFPSVPLARHVGDLGGTAPAVFNAANEECVDAFLRGGLPFTGIVDTVAAVVSEHGTPAGGTSLTVADVLEAETWARARARELAARAARTPSEARA